One Cryptosporangium aurantiacum DNA window includes the following coding sequences:
- a CDS encoding endonuclease domain-containing protein, with protein MGSDGSWWTSLPRGRVVQLAGVDADALAVSLDPLPADAPVVVTYRPSSTASQAAIVGEVLDLLEDSAVALFPAWLPDAAGLIGPNGANLAAVRVLASRLAGRTSHFGPFLGDLAARALTGGHSKTSFPPEVRATGLTRVLEAAYDRADVVLLVEVRAPLPVRDEHILVASAEWIAHRGGFGGVWLVGSNLAHVDWISVRRVTLPDDVETLVATAPETPADEKPDLPTGLTVPPMAGRPSPQSAAEQLLEKVLASREWAYGRAWNQTVDLGLLVSVVRVDVLWEAERTVVEIDGPEHWQRVHYAADRRRDVLLQTAGYAVLRFTNDQVLGDVNSVVHQIEQFLTARRVP; from the coding sequence GTGGGGTCGGACGGTTCGTGGTGGACGTCGTTACCCCGCGGTCGCGTCGTCCAACTGGCTGGTGTGGACGCGGACGCACTCGCCGTTTCGCTCGACCCGCTGCCTGCCGACGCTCCGGTCGTCGTCACGTACCGGCCGAGCAGCACCGCCTCGCAGGCCGCGATCGTCGGCGAGGTGCTCGACCTGCTGGAGGACTCCGCGGTCGCGTTGTTCCCGGCGTGGCTCCCGGACGCCGCCGGCCTCATCGGCCCGAACGGCGCCAACCTCGCGGCGGTCCGGGTCCTGGCGTCCCGCCTGGCCGGCCGCACGTCGCACTTCGGTCCGTTCCTCGGTGACCTCGCCGCCCGCGCGCTGACCGGCGGTCACTCGAAGACCTCGTTTCCGCCCGAGGTGCGCGCCACGGGCCTGACCCGGGTTCTCGAAGCGGCCTACGACCGCGCTGACGTCGTGCTCCTGGTCGAGGTACGAGCGCCACTCCCGGTACGCGACGAGCACATTCTCGTGGCGTCCGCCGAGTGGATCGCCCACCGAGGCGGGTTCGGCGGCGTCTGGCTGGTCGGCTCGAACCTCGCGCACGTCGACTGGATCTCCGTCCGGAGGGTCACGCTCCCGGACGACGTCGAGACGCTCGTCGCCACCGCGCCCGAAACGCCCGCGGACGAGAAGCCCGACCTCCCCACCGGCCTCACCGTGCCGCCGATGGCCGGCCGCCCCAGCCCGCAGAGCGCTGCCGAGCAACTGCTCGAGAAGGTCCTCGCGAGCCGCGAGTGGGCCTACGGCCGGGCCTGGAACCAGACGGTCGACTTGGGACTCCTCGTCAGCGTGGTGCGCGTCGACGTCCTGTGGGAGGCCGAACGAACGGTCGTCGAGATCGACGGCCCAGAACATTGGCAGCGGGTCCACTACGCCGCCGACCGCAGGCGGGACGTGTTGCTCCAGACCGCCGGCTACGCCGTACTCCGCTTCACCAACGACCAGGTTCTCGGCGATGTGAACAGCGTCGTCCATCAGATCGAGCAGTTCCTCACCGCACGTCGCGTCCCCTGA
- a CDS encoding substrate-binding domain-containing protein → MADVARLAGVSHMTVSRVLNDSTAVSPTTRARVRAAMTTLGYRPNTAARALATGRTGQLGVVSVNTTLFGPASMLVAIERAARDAGYAVSIASLREPDRRSLAEAFDHLTSQSVEGIIAITPRAAIADALKHAPGGVPLVAVEGGEGPMPTVAVDQYLGAVRATRHLISLGHRRIAHIAGPDDWHEAGERERGWRDTLVAAGLEPSAPLRGDWSPRAGYEAGLRLAERREHTAVFVANDQMAIGVLRAFAEAGIEVPGDVSVVGFDDIPEAAYFAPPLTTLRQDFGEVGRRSLALLVEQVEGAPRSDKRLVIPPDLVLRDSTAAPASDRH, encoded by the coding sequence ATGGCCGACGTCGCCCGGCTGGCCGGCGTGTCCCACATGACGGTGTCCCGGGTCCTCAACGACAGCACGGCGGTGAGCCCGACGACGCGGGCCCGGGTGCGTGCGGCGATGACGACGCTCGGTTACCGGCCGAACACGGCGGCCCGGGCGCTGGCGACCGGCCGCACCGGGCAGCTCGGCGTGGTGAGCGTTAACACGACGCTGTTCGGGCCGGCGTCGATGCTGGTCGCGATCGAGCGAGCCGCCCGCGACGCGGGCTACGCGGTGAGCATCGCGAGCCTCCGGGAGCCTGACCGGCGCTCGCTGGCCGAGGCGTTCGACCACCTCACCTCCCAGTCGGTGGAGGGCATCATCGCGATCACTCCGCGGGCGGCGATCGCGGACGCGCTGAAGCACGCGCCCGGCGGGGTTCCGCTGGTCGCCGTCGAGGGCGGCGAGGGTCCGATGCCGACGGTCGCGGTCGATCAGTACCTCGGCGCGGTGCGGGCCACCCGGCACTTGATCTCGCTCGGTCACCGGCGGATCGCCCATATCGCCGGCCCCGACGACTGGCACGAGGCCGGTGAGCGCGAGCGCGGCTGGCGCGACACGCTGGTCGCCGCGGGCTTGGAGCCGTCGGCGCCGCTGCGCGGTGATTGGAGCCCGCGGGCCGGGTACGAGGCCGGGCTCCGGCTCGCGGAGCGACGTGAACACACGGCGGTGTTCGTCGCGAACGACCAGATGGCGATCGGCGTCCTCCGGGCGTTCGCCGAGGCCGGGATCGAGGTGCCCGGCGACGTCAGCGTCGTCGGCTTCGACGACATCCCGGAAGCCGCGTACTTCGCCCCGCCGCTGACCACGCTCCGGCAGGACTTCGGCGAGGTCGGTCGACGCAGCCTCGCGCTGCTGGTCGAACAGGTCGAGGGTGCGCCCCGCTCGGACAAGCGCCTGGTGATCCCGCCGGACCTGGTGCTGCGGGACAGCACGGCAGCCCCGGCGTCCGACCGGCACTGA